ATTTTTTCCAGTGCCATTTGTCAGGGATAGCAAGTCGGTTCGTTTGAGTTTTTTTGTAGACATAGGAAATGTTTACGGTGATGAGGGTTTTGAGGCAAGTGAACTGCGCTACTCAAGCGGTTTGTCTGCAGTGTGGCTGTCGCCACTGGGTCCCTTGACCGTCAGTGTCGCGAAACCATTAAATAGCGGTCCGGAAGATGATGAACAGAGCTTCCAGTTTACACTGGGCTCACTTTTTTAACTCAGGAGCAGGCATTTGAAAAGATATGCAATGATTGCAGTTGCGGTGATGCTGGTCTGGACTGGAGCGGCCTCCGCAGCCGAGCTCAAGCTTGGGTTTGTCAATGCGGCCAAGATACTGGAAGAGGCCCCGCAGGCGGATGCCGCACGCAACAAGCTGGAAAAAGAATTTTCCGCACGCAACAAAAAGCTGATTGATGGCCAGAAGGAACTCAAGACCCTGGAAGACAAGGTCAGCAAGGACGCGGCGGTAATGAGCGATGTCGAGCGTGCCAAGGCTGAGCGTAATATCAACGCCTTGCGGCGTGACATGAAGCGTGAACAGGACGAGGCGCGCGAGGATTTCAATATTCGTCGCAATGAAGAGTTCTCAAAACTGCAGAAACTGGTGTATGACGCCATCGTGGCATTGGCCAAGCAGGAGAGCTACGATCTGATCATAGGCGATGGCGCAATCTATTCGAGCGAGCGTATTGATATCACCGACAAGGTAATGGCGCGCCTCAAGGCGGCGCCGCTGGAGGCAGGCAAGAACGGCGGCCCACAAACTGCCGTACCCAAGCAGTAATGGTGGTGCTCAGTGGGTCGCATCCTCGCTGAGATCGCCCGCCATATTGGTGCCGAAGTCCGGGGTGATGCGGACTGCGTCATTCATGGGCTCGCACCGCTGGAGCGTGCAACATCAGGGGAGCTGAGCTATCTTGCAGGTAGTGGGCGCTATCGCAAATTTCTGTCCCACACCCGCGCCTCTGCGGTTATTCTTTCGGCACAGAATGCCCCTCACTGCCCGGTCGCTGTACTGATCGTACCTGATCCAGAGCTGGCCTATGCGCGTGCCGCCACCCTGCTGACAGCACAGCCTGGAAGGCAGGGTGTACACCCTTCGGCCTGGGTTAGTCCGCAGGCACGCGTTGATGAGAGCGCCTGGGTGGGTCCGCAGTGTGTCATCGAGGCTGGCGTATCGCTGGGCTCCAATGTCCAGCTGGGTCCGGGCTGTGTGGTCGAGGCCGGTGTCAGCATAGGCGCGGATTCCCGCCTGGTGGCACAGGTTACCGTCTGCCATGGCAGCATCATTGGCCGCCGCGTTCTGATTCACCCAGGAGCTGTGGTCGGCAGTGACGGATTTGGCCTGGCCAACGATCATGGGGTCTGGATCAAGATCCCACAGCTCGGACGTGTGCGGATAGGTGATGATGTCGAGATCGGCGCCAATACCACCATTGATCGCGGCGCACTTGACGATACCGTCATAGGTGAGGGTGTCAAGCTGGATAATCAGATACAGGTGGCGCACAACGTCCATATTGGCGCACATACGGCAA
This is a stretch of genomic DNA from Gammaproteobacteria bacterium. It encodes these proteins:
- a CDS encoding OmpH family outer membrane protein — translated: MKRYAMIAVAVMLVWTGAASAAELKLGFVNAAKILEEAPQADAARNKLEKEFSARNKKLIDGQKELKTLEDKVSKDAAVMSDVERAKAERNINALRRDMKREQDEAREDFNIRRNEEFSKLQKLVYDAIVALAKQESYDLIIGDGAIYSSERIDITDKVMARLKAAPLEAGKNGGPQTAVPKQ
- the lpxD gene encoding UDP-3-O-(3-hydroxymyristoyl)glucosamine N-acyltransferase, whose protein sequence is MGRILAEIARHIGAEVRGDADCVIHGLAPLERATSGELSYLAGSGRYRKFLSHTRASAVILSAQNAPHCPVAVLIVPDPELAYARAATLLTAQPGRQGVHPSAWVSPQARVDESAWVGPQCVIEAGVSLGSNVQLGPGCVVEAGVSIGADSRLVAQVTVCHGSIIGRRVLIHPGAVVGSDGFGLANDHGVWIKIPQLGRVRIGDDVEIGANTTIDRGALDDTVIGEGVKLDNQIQVAHNVHIGAHTAIAGCVGIAGSARIGQRCRIGGGVGIAGHLEIADDVTVTGMSLVSKSIRTSGVYSSSVPAEPVAAWNKNLARLRRLEQLSKRLSALEGMPVECSSNTKKKGYT